From one Populus alba chromosome 17, ASM523922v2, whole genome shotgun sequence genomic stretch:
- the LOC118029749 gene encoding uncharacterized protein — MGYIQEARENHVKKKVEEALRSKMKQKALKQCEEHATKYAQCATGRTMSVVWQCRKQAKELNECLHQYTNDAVLEEMKREYTLQQDVKGPLRA, encoded by the exons ATGGGATACATACAGGAAGCACGTGAGAATCATGTGAAGAAGAAAGTAGAAGAAG CTTTGAGAAGCAAAATGAAGCAGAAGGCACTAAAACAATGTGAGGAACACGCAACCAAATATGCGCAATGTGCAACTGGAAGAACAATGTCTGTTGTGTGGCAGTGTAGAAAACAGGCTAAAGAATTAAATGAATGCCTTCATCAATA CACAAATGATGCTGTCTTGGAAGAGATGAAGCGAGAATACACGCTTCAACAAGATGTCAAAGGTCCTTTGAGAGCCTAA
- the LOC118029750 gene encoding 14-3-3-like protein, which yields MSPTESSREENVYMAKLAEQAERYEEMVEFMEKVAKTVDNEELTMEERNLLSVAYKNVIGARRASWRIISSIEQKEESRGNEDHVTIIKEYRGKIEAELCKICDGILSLLETHLVPSASAAESKVFYLKMKGDYHRYLAEFKTGAERKEAAESTLLSYKSAQDIALSELAPTHPIRLGLALNFSVFYYEILNSPDRACSLAKQAFDEAISELDTLGEESYKDSTLIMQLLRDNLTLWTSDITDDAGDEIKEASKRESGDGPQ from the exons ATGTCTCCAACTGAATCATCACGTGAAGAGAATGTTTACATGGCCAAGTTGGCTGAACAGGCAGAACGTTATGAAGAAATGGTGGAGTTTATGGAGAAAGTTGCGAAGACAGTCGATAATGAGGAGCTAACCATGGAGGAAAGGAACTTGCTCTCCGTGGCCTACAAAAATGTGATTGGAGCTAGGAGGGCTTCATGGAGGATCATCTCTTCCATTGAGCAGAAGGAAGAGAGTAGGGGAAATGAAGATCATGTCACAATCATCAAGGAGTATAGGGGAAAGATCGAAGCTGAGCTCTGCAAGATCTGTGACGGAATCTTGAGCCTCCTTGAGACACATCTTGTTCCCTCTGCCTCAGCTGCTGAGTCCAAGGTATTTTACCTCAAGATGAAGGGTGATTATCACAGGTATCTTGCCGAGTTTAAGACCGGGGCTGAGAGGAAGGAAGCTGCTGAGAGCACTTTGTTGTCTTACAAGTCTGCTCAG GATATTGCTCTTTCTGAACTGGCTCCTACCCACCCAATAAGGCTGGGGCTTGCACTTAACTTCTCTGTCTTCTACTATGAGATCCTTAACTCTCCTGATCGTGCTTGCAGTCTTGCTAAGCAG GCTTTTGATGAGGCTATTTCCGAGCTGGATACTTTGGGCGAGGAGTCTTACAAGGACAGCACATTGATCATGCAACTTCTCCGTGACAATCTGACACTCTGGACTTCTGATATcacg gaTGATGCTGGGGATGAGATCAAGGAAGCATCAAAACGTGAATCAGGCGATGGGCCGCAGTGA
- the LOC118029748 gene encoding uncharacterized protein, with protein sequence MASLVSRRKPLGDLSNSMKTDAPRIPRDASKTKSISKASGKVQAAGRKPLSDISNSRKPETKKKSFNAKLSVLTEEPDRTSAIAEEKFLHNHEECIQAQTRAMDIDEFLQSIGLNDDFSKKLGISCSPPPTITMKSPPRPLQLEAMTEQLHEDRSWEYKLDSSSPFRTPISPKQYMDWWKDHDDNNCINFKLIETP encoded by the exons ATGGCATCACTAGTGAGTAGACGGAAACCTCTTGGTGATTTGTCAAATTCAATGAAGACTGATGCCCCTCGAATTCCACGTGATGCAAGCAAGACGAAAAGTATCTCAAAAGCATCAGGGAAAGTGCAGGCTGCTGGTAGAAAACCACTGTCAGACATTTCTAATTCAAGGAAGCCTGAGACTAAAAAGAAGAGTTTCAATGCAAAGCTAAGTGTTCTGACAGAAGAACCAGATCGAACTAGTGCAATTGCTGAGGAAAAGTTTCTGCACAATCATGAGGAGTGCATCCAAGCACAAACAAGAGCTATGGACATCGATGAGTTTCTGCAATCAATTGGACTAAACGATG ATTTCTCCAAGAAGTTGGGAATTTCATGTTCACCACCGCCAACAATTACAATGAAG AGTCCCCCAAGGCCCTTGCAATTGGAAGCGATGACAGAGCAGCTCCATGAAGATAGGTCTTGGGAATACAAACTTGATTCTTCATCTCCTTTCAGAACGCCAATATCACCAAAACAATATATGGACTGGTGGAAGGACCATGATGATAATAACTGCATCAACTTCAAGTTGATAGAAACCCCATAG